Below is a window of Phenylobacterium koreense DNA.
GTCTTCCCGCCCAGCGCCGCCGAGCCGGTGCGCCTGGACCTGTTCGGCGATACCCTCGAATCCATCCGCGGCTTCGATCCCGAGACCCAGCGCTCGACCCGCCAGCTCAAGGAGGTCTCGCTCCTCCCGGTCAGCGAGGCGCTGCTGGACAAGGACGCCGTCGCCCGCTTCCGCCGCGGCTATGTCGAGGCCTTCGGCGCGCCTGGCGGCGACCCGCTCTATGACACCGTCAGCGAAGGCGGCCGGCGCGCCGGCATGGAGCACTGGCTACCGCTGTTCTATCCGGACATGGCCAGCCTGCTGGACTACCTGCCGGCCAACACCTTGATCGCTCTGGATCACCTGGCCGACGCCGCCCGCGATGAGCGCCTGGCGATGATCGCCGACGCCTACGACGCCCGCAATCAGGCCGATCGGAAGGTCCACTACCGGCCGCTCGATCCGGCCCGGCTCTACATGGACGCCGACGAGTACCGCGAGCGCCTTGCGGTCCGCGCTACGCGCCGCTTCTCGGCCTTCCAGGAGGTCGAGGGCGAGACCGTCATCGACATGGGCGCGCGGCAGGGCCGCAGCTTCACGGCCGAACGCCAGCAGGACTCGGTCAACCTCTTCGAGGCCACCGCCGACCATGCCCGCAGGCTGGTGGGGGAGGGCAAGCGAGTCCTCTTCGCCTCCTGGTCTGAGGGCTCCTCCGACCGCCTGGGCTCGATGCTGGCCGATCACGGCCTGAAGAACATCACGCTGGCGCCCTACTGGGACGCCGCCCGCTCCGCCGACCCTAAGCTTTTCCAGCGCGTGGTCCTGCCGCTGGAAACCGGCTTCGAGACCGACAAGCTGGCGGTCATCTCCGAGACCGACATCCTCGGCGACCGCCTGGCCCGTCCGCGCCGCCGCCGTCGCGCCTCGAACTTCCTGGCTGAGGCCTCGGCGCTCACGCCGGGCGATCTCGTCGTCCACATCGACCACGGCATCGGCCGCTATGAGGGCCTGAAGACCCTCGACGTCCAGGGCGCGCCCCACGACTGCCTCGAGTTGCAGTACGGCGGCGAGGCCAAGCTCTATCTGCCGGTCGAGAACATCGACCTTCTGACCCGCTACGGCAGCGATTCCGAAGGCGTGCAACTCGACCGCCTGGGCGGCGCGGCCTGGCAGGCCCGCAAGGCCAAGGCCAAGGAGCGCTTGCGGGAGATGGCCATGGGCCTCATCCGCATCGCCGCCGAGCGCGCCACCAAGGAGACCGATCCCGTCGTCCCGCCACACGGCGTCTTCGACGAGTTCTGCGCGCGCTTCCCGTACGAGGAGACCGAAGACCAGCTCAACGCCATCGGCGACGTGCTGGAGGACCTGGGCGCCGGCAAGCCGATGGATCGCCTGATCTGCGGCGACGTCGGCTTCGGCAAGACCGAGGTCGCCCTGCGCGCGGCCTTCGTGGTGGCCATGAGCGGCCAGCAGGTGGCGGTCGTGGCCCCGACGACCTTGCTGGCGCGCCAGCACTACAAGACCTTCTCCGAGCGTTTCCAGGGCTGGCCGGTCAAGGTCCGCCGCCTCTCGCGCCTGGTCCCCGCCAAGGAGGCCAGCGAAACGCGCGAGGCGCTGAAGAACGGCGAGGTCGAAATTGTCGTCGGCACCCATGCGGTGCTGTCCAAGCAGGTCTCCTTCGCCAATCTGGGCCTGGTCATCGTCGACGAGGAGCAGCACTTCGGGGTCAAGCACAAGGAGAAGCTCAAGGAGCTTCGCGCCGACGTGCACATGCTGACCCTTACCGCGACGCCGATCCCGCGGACCTTGCAGATGTCGCTTTCGGGCATCCGCGAGATGTCGATCATCGCCACCCCGCCGGTCGATCGCCTGGCGGTGCGCACCTACATCACGCCCTTCGACCCCGTGGTCATCCGCGAGGCCCTGCTGCGCGAGAAGTACCGCGGCGGCCAAGCCTACTACGTCGCCCCGCGGATCAGCGACCTTCCGGATCTCCAGAAATTCCTGCGCGAGCAGGTGCCGGAGGTGAAGTTCGTGGTCGGCCATGGCCAGATGGCGCCGACCCAGCTCGAAGAGGTGATGAGCGCCTTCTACGAGGGCCAGTACGACGTGCTGCTTTCGACCACCATCGTCGAGAGCGGTCTCGACATCCCGACCGCCAACACCATGATCCTGCACCGGTCCGACATGTTCGGCCTGGCCCAGATGTACCAGCTCCGCGGCCGCGTCGGTCGAGCCAAGGCGCGCGCCTACGCCTACCTGACCACTCCGGCCGAGAAGCAGATCACCCTGTCGGCCGAGCGCCGGCTGAAGGTGCTGCAGTCCCTCGACAGCTTGGGCGCCGGCTTCCAGCTCGCCAGCCACGACCTCGACCAGCGCGGCGGCGGTAACCTGCTGGGCGAGGAGCAGTCGGGCCACATCCGCGAGATCGGGGTCGAGCTCTATCAGCAGATGCTCGAAGACGCCGTGAACGAGCTCAAGGAACTGGCCGGCAAGGGCGAGGCCGCCGACCGCGGCTGGTCTCCGCAGATCAACACCGGCGCCGCGGTGCTGATCCCCGAGGACTACGTCCCCGACCTCAACGTCCGCCTGTCGCTCTATCGCCGCCTGTCCGACGCCGAGAAGTCCGGCGACCGCGAGGCCCTGGCCGCCGAGATGATCGACCGCTTCGGCCCGCTGCCGGCGGAGGCCGGCCAACTCCTCAAGGTCGTGGCCATCAAGGGCATGTGCCGCGAGGCCAATGTCGCCAAGATCGACGTCGGTCCGAAAGGCGCGGTCGTCACCTTCCGGGGCGACGAATTCAAGAACCCCATGGGCCTGGTCGGCTTCGTCCAGAAGAACCAGGTCGCTTGGAAGATCCGCCCCGATCACAAGGTGGTGGTGAAGGGCGAGTGGGAGACGCCGGAACAGCGTCTGGGCGCGGCCGAGCGGATCCTGACCGAGCTCGCCAAGCTCGCGGCCTGATCAGGGCGCTGCTCGCGCCTGCGCCAGCAGCCGGCGCGCCCTGATCCACATCTCCAGGCGCTGGGCGCAGATCAGGCCCGCGGCCATCAGCAGGAACACCTCGGCGATGTCCCCCGCGGCCACATGCAGCTCCCGCGCGTGTAGCGTGGCGTAATCCTTCAGGGCGAAGCGGATCAGGAAGAGGCTGGCGATCAGGGCCATGCCGATCGGGGACGACCGGCTGGTCAGCTCGTGCGTCGCCGCATCGATCATGATGTTCGTCGTGCGGCCTCGCCACCAGCCCATGCCAAGTCCGACGCCGAGGGCGAAGACCTCCGCGACCAGCACGGCGAACCGGCGCGGCGGTTGGAGTCCCAGGGTGATCCCGACCACCAGCAGGATGAGCGCCGGCATGATCCACATGCGCTCGATGCGCAGCTTCCTGGTTCGCACGCCCCTCAGGACGATCACGATGATGGCGATCATCGGCGCGACGTAGGTCCATGCGCCCTGCGGATCGCCGCCGCCGATCATCCCACTTTCCGCTGCGCCTCGGCCGCGGCCTCTTCCAGCGCCTTGCCGACCGGCTCGTCTGGCCCGACCTCGGCCACGCCGATGTCGAACTCCACGACGAAGGGCGGGCGTCCTTCGCCGGCCTCGAAGGCGGTGCATCCGATCACTGCGGCGATCCGCTCCCCAGCGGCCCGCGCGGCGGCCTTGCCGGTGGCCGGCAGCGCCAGGGCGAAGACTTCGGGGCTGAGCCTGGCGGCTGTGTCCTCGGCCCGGACCAGCCGTCCGACCATGGAGCCGATTTGCGGGATGGCCCGATCGAGCCAGCCGCCCGCCCGCGCGGCGGTGACGTCGGAACGATCGGCGACCTTCAGCACGCACACCGAAAGCTGCCTGCTGCGCGCGCGCGAAGCCTGGGCCAGCCGGCCCACATGCCGGGCGAACAGCTCGCGGGTGAAGAGCCCGGTCGCCGGGTCCATCAGCCCGGTGTCCTTGGCGTTCTCCAGCGCGCGGCGGACCGCGATCTGTCGACGGTTGCTGCGTGCGAGCTCAAGGATTCGCCGCGCCGTCTCGCCCTCGGGCGTCTCCGGCGAGGCGACGTCGGAGACGCCGCGATGATAGGCCTCCGACTGGGTGACGTAGGTCTCTTCGCGCAGATAGAGCAGGGCGGGGGTGTGATAGAGCCGCGTGTTGCGACGCATCCCGGCGGCGATCGACAGGGCTTCCTGCGTGGTGTCCCCGCCCCACAGGACGACGGCGTCGAAGGGGCGCTCGTGCAGATAGTCGAAGGCGGTGTAGGCGGTGAACGCGCCGACCACTTCCGCGCCCGAACGGGTCAGGGCGTTGGAGAGCGCCAGGAACTGCGGCGCCGGCTCGCCGATCGCCAGCACGTTGTAGGGCGTCGTCTCGGGTTCGGGCGGGTCCAAGTGGCGTCCGTGCTCGGCGAAGGTGTCGACCCGAAGCTCGAACTCCTCCTCCTCGATCGCCGTGCGCACCAAGGTTTCCAGCCGCGCGGCCGCCTGGGCGGGATGGATCGGGCCGGCCAGGGTAAGATCGAAGCCGTAGGGTTCCAGTTCCGGCCCGGGATCACCGATCGCGATCACCGGCAACTGTCGCGGCGCGCAGGCCGATTTCAGCCGTTCGGCCATGCCCAACGCCTCGCTTCCGCCGGTCGCCAGGTCGACGATCGCAGCCTCGACCTTCATGTCGGCCAGGGCGGTCAGGGCCGCGTAAGGGCCCCGCGCGGTCACGGTTCGCCAGCCGAGTCGATCCAGTCCCTCGGCTAGGGACCCGATCACGGCGTCGTCCTTTGCGACGATCAAGACACGCGCCTGGACGCCCGCGGTCATTTTCTTAAATCCTGGCCACCTTGCCGCCCGGGCCGGTCTGGCGCGGGAATCGAAGCTCGGCGTGACTATACAGGCGCGCGCCGCATGAGACAGTTAAGCCGTGGACGCGGCTGTGGAGGGACGAACGGCATGGGCGCAATTCTCGCAGGCCAGGTGGCGGTCATCACCGGCGCGTCCGGCGGCCTGGGGGCGCATTTCGCTGAGGTTCTGGCGGCCGCCGGCGCCAAGGTCGCCCTGACCGCTCGCCGGCTCGACATGGTCGAGGCCGAGGCCGGGCGCATCGCCGGGGACGGGCGCCAGGCCATGGCGTTGAAGCTCGATGTCGCCGACGTCGCCGCGATCGGTCCCGCCTTCGACGAGATCGAAACCGCGCTCGGTCCGATCAACATCCTGGTGAACAACGCCGGCGTCGGCGGGGAGGGCCTGGCCCTGGACCTGACGCCCGAGGACTGGGACCGAACCTTCGACGTCAATGTCCGAGGGGTCTTCTTTTGCGCCCAGCAGGCGGCGCGCCGAATGATCGCCTCCGCCGTGGCCGAGCGCGGCGATGCGCGGATCGTCAACATCGCTTCGATCGCCTCCCACACCGTCCTGCCCGGCCTTTCGGCCTACTGCTCGTCCAAGGCGTCCGTGGCGATGATGACCCGCAGCTTGGCGCGCGAGTGGGCGAGGCGTGGCGTGGCGGTCAACGCGATCTGCCCCGGCTACATCGAAACCGACATCAACTCCGACTGGTTCAAGACCGAGGGCGGTCAGAAGCAACTCAAGGGCTTCCCCCGGCGGCGGTTGATGGAAGCGACGGATCTCGATGCAGCGCTGCTGATGCTGTGCGGCCCTGCCGCCCGGTCGATCACCGGCAGCGTCATCACCGTGGACGACGGTCAGTCCCTGCCCGGTGGCGGCTGACGATTTGCGTGACGGAGCGTCATCGCTCCTAGGCTCGCGGCAAGAAAAAGGGAGAGAAGGACATGCGCCAGGGACCGCTCGCGGGGCTGAAGGTCGTCGAGTTCGCCGGGATCGGACCGGGGCCGTTCTGCGGCATGCTGCTCTCCGACCTGGGCGCTGACGTGGTGCGGGTCGACCGCAAGGGCCAGGGCAAGGGCTCGCCCTCCGATATCACCAGCCGCGGTCGCCGCTCTGTCGGCCTCGACCTGAAGAACCCGGCCTCGATCGAGACCTGCCTGAAGCTTATGGAGGAGGCTGACGCGATCCTCGAGGGCTTCCGCCCCGGCGTCATGGAACGCCTCGGCCTTGGCCCGGACGTGGCGCTCAAGCGCAATCCCAAGCTGGTCTACGGCCGGATGACCGGCTGGGGTCAGTTCGGCCCCTACGCCAACGCCGCCGGCCACGACATGAACTACATCGCCATCACCGGGGCGCTGCACGCCATCGGAACCAGCGACAAGCCGATTCCGCCGCTGAATCTGGTCGGCGATTTCGGCGGCGGTGCGCTCTATCTCGCCTTCGGCCTGCTTGCGGGCGTGATCCATGCGCGCGAGACGGGGCAGGGCCAGGTCATCGACTGCGCCATGAGCGATGGCGCAGCTTCGCTGATGGCGATGTTCTACGGCTTTAAGGCCAGCGGCATGTGGAAGGAGGGGCGGCGCTCCAACCTGCTCGACGGCGGCGCACACTTCTACGACACCTACCAGTGCGCCGACGGCAAGTGGATATCCATCGGCTCGATCGAGCCGCAGTTCTACGCCCTGTTGCTTGAGAAGACCGGCATCAACGACCCTGACTTCGCCGCGCAGATGGATCGCGGGCGCTGGGACTCCCTGCGCGAGAAGCTCGGCCACGTGATCGCCCAGAAGACGCAGGCCGAGTGGTGCGAGATCATGGACGCCACCGACGTCTGCTTCGCGCCGGTGCTGGACCTGGACGAGGCGCCCAAGCACCCGCACAACGTCGCGCGAAAGACCTTCGTGGAGCTGGGTGGGGTGGTGCAGCCGGCGCCCGCGCCGCGCTTTTCGGCGACGCCCGGCGCCATCCAGGGGCCGCCGCCTGCGGTCGGGGCGCACGATCAGCAAGCCCTGAGCGACTGGGGCTTCACCGACGCCCAGATCGCCGAGCTGCGCACGGCCGGCGCGCTGGCCTGAAGTTCGAAGGGGCTCCGCGGCGAGCGGAGCCCCTTCTGTTCTCGACTTACTTCGTCGGCGCGGTCATCGCCGTCATGTCGGCGGCGACTTTC
It encodes the following:
- the mfd gene encoding transcription-repair coupling factor; protein product: MAADGFRAPTAAETRRIAQDPGRLELVGAPEGFDALVMADIVKSRGGLSVFVARDGSRLSAFLDAFGFFASNVEVVRFPSWDCLPYDRIGPSPGVAAERMTALARLAQGFDAKKPALLVTTVPALLQRVPPKSAVEGAGYSAKVGNVVEIADLERYFAINGYSRASTVSERGEFAIRGGVIDVFPPSAAEPVRLDLFGDTLESIRGFDPETQRSTRQLKEVSLLPVSEALLDKDAVARFRRGYVEAFGAPGGDPLYDTVSEGGRRAGMEHWLPLFYPDMASLLDYLPANTLIALDHLADAARDERLAMIADAYDARNQADRKVHYRPLDPARLYMDADEYRERLAVRATRRFSAFQEVEGETVIDMGARQGRSFTAERQQDSVNLFEATADHARRLVGEGKRVLFASWSEGSSDRLGSMLADHGLKNITLAPYWDAARSADPKLFQRVVLPLETGFETDKLAVISETDILGDRLARPRRRRRASNFLAEASALTPGDLVVHIDHGIGRYEGLKTLDVQGAPHDCLELQYGGEAKLYLPVENIDLLTRYGSDSEGVQLDRLGGAAWQARKAKAKERLREMAMGLIRIAAERATKETDPVVPPHGVFDEFCARFPYEETEDQLNAIGDVLEDLGAGKPMDRLICGDVGFGKTEVALRAAFVVAMSGQQVAVVAPTTLLARQHYKTFSERFQGWPVKVRRLSRLVPAKEASETREALKNGEVEIVVGTHAVLSKQVSFANLGLVIVDEEQHFGVKHKEKLKELRADVHMLTLTATPIPRTLQMSLSGIREMSIIATPPVDRLAVRTYITPFDPVVIREALLREKYRGGQAYYVAPRISDLPDLQKFLREQVPEVKFVVGHGQMAPTQLEEVMSAFYEGQYDVLLSTTIVESGLDIPTANTMILHRSDMFGLAQMYQLRGRVGRAKARAYAYLTTPAEKQITLSAERRLKVLQSLDSLGAGFQLASHDLDQRGGGNLLGEEQSGHIREIGVELYQQMLEDAVNELKELAGKGEAADRGWSPQINTGAAVLIPEDYVPDLNVRLSLYRRLSDAEKSGDREALAAEMIDRFGPLPAEAGQLLKVVAIKGMCREANVAKIDVGPKGAVVTFRGDEFKNPMGLVGFVQKNQVAWKIRPDHKVVVKGEWETPEQRLGAAERILTELAKLAA
- a CDS encoding diguanylate cyclase domain-containing protein produces the protein MTAGVQARVLIVAKDDAVIGSLAEGLDRLGWRTVTARGPYAALTALADMKVEAAIVDLATGGSEALGMAERLKSACAPRQLPVIAIGDPGPELEPYGFDLTLAGPIHPAQAAARLETLVRTAIEEEEFELRVDTFAEHGRHLDPPEPETTPYNVLAIGEPAPQFLALSNALTRSGAEVVGAFTAYTAFDYLHERPFDAVVLWGGDTTQEALSIAAGMRRNTRLYHTPALLYLREETYVTQSEAYHRGVSDVASPETPEGETARRILELARSNRRQIAVRRALENAKDTGLMDPATGLFTRELFARHVGRLAQASRARSRQLSVCVLKVADRSDVTAARAGGWLDRAIPQIGSMVGRLVRAEDTAARLSPEVFALALPATGKAAARAAGERIAAVIGCTAFEAGEGRPPFVVEFDIGVAEVGPDEPVGKALEEAAAEAQRKVG
- a CDS encoding SDR family NAD(P)-dependent oxidoreductase, with the translated sequence MGAILAGQVAVITGASGGLGAHFAEVLAAAGAKVALTARRLDMVEAEAGRIAGDGRQAMALKLDVADVAAIGPAFDEIETALGPINILVNNAGVGGEGLALDLTPEDWDRTFDVNVRGVFFCAQQAARRMIASAVAERGDARIVNIASIASHTVLPGLSAYCSSKASVAMMTRSLAREWARRGVAVNAICPGYIETDINSDWFKTEGGQKQLKGFPRRRLMEATDLDAALLMLCGPAARSITGSVITVDDGQSLPGGG
- a CDS encoding CaiB/BaiF CoA transferase family protein translates to MRQGPLAGLKVVEFAGIGPGPFCGMLLSDLGADVVRVDRKGQGKGSPSDITSRGRRSVGLDLKNPASIETCLKLMEEADAILEGFRPGVMERLGLGPDVALKRNPKLVYGRMTGWGQFGPYANAAGHDMNYIAITGALHAIGTSDKPIPPLNLVGDFGGGALYLAFGLLAGVIHARETGQGQVIDCAMSDGAASLMAMFYGFKASGMWKEGRRSNLLDGGAHFYDTYQCADGKWISIGSIEPQFYALLLEKTGINDPDFAAQMDRGRWDSLREKLGHVIAQKTQAEWCEIMDATDVCFAPVLDLDEAPKHPHNVARKTFVELGGVVQPAPAPRFSATPGAIQGPPPAVGAHDQQALSDWGFTDAQIAELRTAGALA